A window from Centropristis striata isolate RG_2023a ecotype Rhode Island chromosome 4, C.striata_1.0, whole genome shotgun sequence encodes these proteins:
- the mab21l1 gene encoding putative nucleotidyltransferase MAB21L1 yields MIAAQAKLVYHLNKYYNEKCQSRKAAISKTIREVCKVVSDVLKEVEVQEPRFISSLSEMDNRFEGLEVISPTEFEVVLYLNQMGVFNFVDDGSLPGCAVLKLSDGRKRSMSLWVEFITASGYLSARKIRSRFQTLVAQAVDKCSYRDVVKMVADTSEVKLRIRDRYVVQITPAFKCTGIWPRSAAHWPLPHIPWPGPNRVAEVKAEGFNLLSKECYSLNGKQSSAESDAWVLQFAEAENRLILGGCRKKCLSVLKALRDRHLELPGQPLNNYHMKTLVSYECEKHPRESDWDENCLGDRLNGILLQLISCLQCRRCPHYFLPNLDLFQGKPHSALENAAKQTWRLAREILTNPKSLEKL; encoded by the coding sequence ATGATAGCCGCGCAGGCAAAGTTGGTGTATCACCTCAACAAATACTATAACGAGAAATGTCAGTCTCGAAAAGCAGCCATCTCCAAGACCATCCGGGAGGTGTGCAAGGTGGTATCGGATGTCCTGAAGGAGGTCGAGGTGCAGGAGCCCCGCTTCATCAGCTCTCTCAGCGAGATGGATAATCGTTTCGAGGGACTGGAGGTCATTTCGCCCACCGAGTTCGAGGTTGTGCTCTATCTGAACCAGATGGGAGTATTCAACTTTGTGGATGATGGATCTCTCCCGGGCTGCGCCGTGCTCAAGCTCAGCGACGGCCGCAAGAGAAGCATGTCTCTCTGGGTTGAATTCATCACAGCCTCCGGTTACCTCTCGGCGCGCAAGATCCGCTCGAGATTTCAGACACTGGTGGCGCAGGCAGTGGATAAATGCAGCTACAGAGATGTTGTCAAAATGGTCGCTGACACCAGTGAGGTGAAGTTGCGCATTAGAGACAGATACGTGGTGCAAATCACGCCGGCTTTCAAGTGCACTGGGATCTGGCCACGAAGCGCTGCACACTGGCCTCTCCCTCACATCCCCTGGCCGGGACCTAACCGAGTGGCAGAAGTTAAGGCGGAAGGTTTCaatcttttatccaaagagtGCTACTCCCTGAATGGCAAGCAGAGCTCGGCAGAGAGCGACGCCTGGGTCTTGCAGTTCGCCGAGGCCGAGAACCGGCTCATCCTGGGTGGATGCAGGAAGAAATGCCTGTCAGTCCTGAAAGCGTTACGCGACCGTCACCTCGAGCTGCCCGGACAACCCCTGAACAACTACCACATGAAAACTTTGGTTTCCTACGAGTGTGAGAAGCATCCCAGGGAGTCAGACTGGGACGAGAACTGCCTCGGCGACCGCCTGAACGGGATACTATTGCAGCTTATTTCATGTTTGCAGTGCAGAAGGTGCCCGCATTATTTCCTGCCTAACTTAGACCTGTTCCAAGGAAAACCTCACTCTGCTCTAGAGAATGCAGCCAAACAGACTTGGCGACTGGCAAGAGAAATACTGACCAACCCCAAAAGCTTGGAGAAACTCTga